The genomic interval CTCCATACTTCTTCGTCTTCACAAGGTCTAAAACATACGTAAAATGTGGTAAAAAATACGTCCATAATGCTTCCATCAACAAAACATTATTTTCTTTTGCAACTGCAATCATTTCTTCTACTTCTTGCAAATTCATTGCAAAAGGTTTCTCACATAAAACTGCTTTTTTATTTTCTAAACAAAGTATAGCATGTTCTTTATGAAAACTATGCGGAGTCGCTATATATACTGCATCTACCTCAGCGTCTTTAGCCAATGCTTCGTATGATTTATATGCATTTTTAGCACCGAATTTCTTTGCAAAATCAGTGGCTTTCCCTTCACTTCTAGAAGCCACAGCAACTAATTCTGCATTTTCTACCGTTGCTAAATCGGTAGCAAATTTTGCAGCTATTTTTCCAAGGCCAATAATTCCCCATTTTATTATTTTCTTTTCCATAGTAACTTTTTTAATTATTTAAAAATAGAATCTAAAAAGGTATCAAATACTGTCTACACTTATTTATCTAAAGTACTCTCAATTAATTTTCTTTTTCATTTAAAATCGTCTTATCAATATTAAAGAACCCTAAAAAAGAAAATAGTACAATTAGAGAAACAACATGAGTTATGTTTAAAGAAACATCGTTCAATACATCATATGTAATTTTTAAAATAGCCAATAAACTAATTATTAAGGCGACTTTACTTTGCTTATTTATCGCTTTAAAAACGAATAATAGTGAGAAGAATATCACCAAAACACATCCAATAAAATTCAGCCATAAATAACTAATTATCGGTTCTAAACCTTGTGTTTCTAAGTTGTAAATTCCGAAATAATAAATAGAACAAATTAATATTTGCGTAATTAATGCTGCTCTAAAAACAGCATTTCCATTTACCTTTTTAAAGAAGAATGCTAACAAGAAAATACCCAAGACGTTTCCGTAGAAAATAGACCCAATAATATTTACAAGCTGAATTAAATTATCGAATAAATTGGCCACACACGCCACCGAAATGGCAATGATTCCCCAAAGTAATGTAAACCATTTAGAAGCCTTTACATAGTGCTCTTCGTCTTTGTCTTCTCTTACATTTCGCTTGTATAAATCTATAGCGGTTGTGCTTGCCAAAGCGTTTAATTCTGATGCCGTAGAAGACATTGCTGCAGATAAAATAACCGCCAATAAAAGTCCGATTAGCCCTCTTGGTAAATTGTTTAAAATAAAATGAATAAACACATAATCCTTGTCGTTCGATTCTATTTTTTTAATGGATTTCTCATTTACTTTTTTAATGATTTCTTTAGCTGATTCTTTTAAGGCTAAATCTCTTTCGTTTAATTCCTGAATTCGAGTCGCTTCTTCCATCTGAAAACCATCAGAAAACAACAATCTTTTATCATTTTCTATAATGGTATGTTCTGCTTCTAACTTCTGGTATTCACCAACAAATTCAGAGTTTTGAACCGCATCATTTGCTGTTGGATTAAAATTTAAAGGCGATGCATTAAATTGATAAAAAACAAAAACCATAACCCCAATTAACAGAATAAAAAACTGCATTGGCACTTTTAACAATCCGTTAAAAATTAAACCCAACTGACTCTCTCTAACCGATTTTCCTGACAAATAACGTTGCACCTGACTTTGGTCTGTTCCAAAATACGATAACATTAAAAATGTTCCTCCTAAAATACCGGTCCAAACAGTGTATCTATTGCTTAAATCGAAAGAAAAATCTAACACTTCCATTTTATTACTTGCACCTGCTATTTCTAATGCATTGGTAAATGTAATATTCTCTGGAAGCTGACTCATAATCATAAAAAACGCAATTAGCATTCCAATAAAAATGATAATCATTTGTTGTTTTTGCGTCACGTTTACTGCTTTTGTACCTCCAGAAACCGTATAAATAATCACTAAAAAACCAATGATAATATTCAGCGTTAACAAGTCCCAATCTAGCACTGCACTTAAAATAATGGCAGGTGCAAAAATGGTAATTCCGGCAGCTAAGCCACGCTGAATTAGAAACAAAATTGCCGCTAAACTCCTCGTTTTTAAATCGAATCTTCCTTCTAAAAATTCGTAAGCTGTGTAGACTTTTAATTTATGATAAATCGGTATAAAAACCACACAAATTATAATCATTGCAATAGGCAATCCGAAGTAAAACTGTACAAACCCCATACCACTATGAAACGCTTGCCCTGGTGTTGATAAAAACGTAATTGCACTGGCTTGCGTTGCCATTACAGACAGACCAATCGTCCACCATTTAGAGTCGCTCCCACCCTTAATATAATCGGTTACATTGTCGTTTTTTCTAGTTACATACGTACCATACGCTACTATAAAAATTAAGGTTACAGACAGAATAATCCAATCTATTGCATGTAATTTACTTTCAATTTCCATAGACTAAACTGTAAAATAATTTGTAATTAAATAAAACGCAATAATATAAATTACATTCGCTATTAAGACCAATGAATATTCTTTTTTCCAAGTATATTTTTCTTCTTTCATTCTATTTTTATTAGAAGCTATTTCCTGCTTTCGTTACTCGCTTTTTTTACTTCTGTTCTCGATACAAATTTGCTCATTCTTCTCAAATTCACTCAAACTGACAGTAAAAAAGAGCTCAAACAAATAACTCTATCAGGGCTAAACTTGTTTGTCTACTTTTGTCATTTTTAAACTTCATTTTAATATTCCAACTTTAAACCTCAAACTTGAAACATGAAAACTTAAAACTTACTTTGAAACCTCTTTCCCTACAGACAACATATTTGCAAATAATCTATATGCTCCAGAAACTCCAGCAGGCAATTCTCTAAAGAAACTTAAACCGGTATAGATATAATTTCCTTTTCCATATTTTGCAATCAATAAACTACCCAATTTCATGTTTTCACCTTTATCATTCATAGATAAAACAGGTACATAAGCTTCATGCCAAATATTAGGAAAATACAAACCACGTTCTTGTACCCAACCATTAAAATCTTCGTTGGTAATTTTATTAGGAAAATTCATTAAAGGATTGTCTTCTGCTAATATTAAAACATCCGCAGACTCGTCTGTTACTCTATCTCTAGACAACTTTAAAGGGAAAGGTGCTGCAACATCTACATTTCTATTGGTGTTATATTGCACAATCATATTTCCTCCTTGTGCCACATATTCTAACAAGAATTTTTGTTTAAATTTTAATTCATCAACAACATTATAAGCTCTGATACCTAAAACAATAGCATCATACTTTAATAAGTTTTCTTCATTAATATCTATAGGGTTTATAATTTCAACGCTATAACCAATCTGACGTAAACTTTCTGGAACCGCATCTCCTGCTCCTTTTATATAACCAATTGTATTTCCTACTTTTTGAATATCTAAACGAACAACTTTTGCTTCAGAATTTAACAAAACACTTTGTTTAGGAATATGATTGTAATTAATCTCAACCAATTCTTTAGTATAACTTTCTCCTTTAGAAACCGCAATAACTTCTAATTTTCCTTCAGATGGATCTTTAGAGGGAGTTACTAAAAACGAAACATTTTGTACATCTTCCTTTTGTTCAATATTAAAGTTAATTTCTGCAGGAGTTACTCGCCAACCTTCAGGAACTTTTAAACTTACTTTTCCTTGCACAAAAGGAATACCAGCTCTAATTGCTACATTGATACTCTTAGAAATGCTATCAGAAAAAATAAGCACTTTGTTTTTAATTTTTGTAGTTACTTCTGGTAAAACCTCATAAGGTTCATAAATTTCTCCTTTATCTCTTTCAGCATATCGTCTAATAACATTCTTTGTAATGGTAATCGGAATAAAATCTATGATTAATTTATACGTTATTTTAGAAATTCCTGGTGTTTCTGGCAGTCCAATTAATGCTTGATCATCTACAGTATACATTCCTAAAGTAGCCTCTTTACGCAACCAATAAGGATCTGTATAAGAATCTGTTTTTAAAGAAAATGTTTCTTTAAATGTAAATTTCTCATTCTTTGTTAAATTAAATCCTTTAAAAATTTCGATGCTATCCAATTCAGAAACAATAGATGTTAATTGCATGTTTACATCACTTCTATTTAATACTTCAAAATTTATATCAATTTTAGAATTTGGTGTTCCAGAAGAACTGTTTGCAGAAGATTCTATATACAAACCTGCACAAGCTTCAATAATTTCTTTAATTTGCTTTTCTTTAATTGTTTTCCAATGATTGTCTTCTAAATCGCTCATCATGCTATACGCTAACATTAATTTAGATAAGTGTTTAGACGGATTTACAAAATTGAAATTATCTTCAACATCCTTTAAAATCTTACCAATAGAAGCTCCTTTTTTTAAACGACTCCAAGTAGTATTAATTCCAGAAAAAACATCGTTTTCTACTATTAAAGAATCTCCTTTTAAAAACTCTACATACTCTTTTTGAGATCCTCTTGTGCTTAAGCGTCCGAAACCTTGACTCAAATGTTGGCTACTTGCTATAGATGCAATCTCGTTATTAGACAAACCTTTTAAAGCATAATACTCGCCAATATCAACAGACATTAAATCTTTTGTTGCATCATTAAAGGCTGCTTGACTTTTAAAAGAATACGTAGAAATATTATGAAACAAACGTTTTGGTTGCCAAGTTTTGGTATATTTAAGTTGATCTGCATATTTTGTAGAATCATTGGCAATATCAAAAGCCGCCACACTTAAAATAGCAGAAGCGGTATGATGCCCATGTGTAGTACCTGGCGTTCTATGATCGAATCTATTGATAATAACATCTGGCTTAAAATTTCTTATTGCCCAAACAACATCACTTAAAACGGCTTCTTCATTCCAAATTTCTAAGGTTTCATCTGGGTGTTTAGAATACCCAAAATCATTGGCTCTTGTAAATAATTGTTCTCCACCATCTACACTTCTTGCCGCTAATAATTCTTGTGTTCTAATAACTCCTAATAACTCTCTAAGTTCTGGTCCTATTAAATTCTGACCTCCATCTCCTCTTGTTAAGGACAAATAACCTGTTCTTGCTTTTACATTATTTGATAAATAAGATATTAAGCGTGTATTTTCATCATCTGGATGCGCAGCAATATAAAGCGCAGTTCCTAGAAAATTCAGTTTTTGAACTTTCTCGTAAATCTGATTCGACGTTAATTTTTGAGGTTTTTGTGCGAATACTGAAACAGAAATCAGTAAAAATGCAAGTGTAGAAAGTAAAAATTTCTTCATGTTTTTGTATTGGTCAATTTTTGTATGTTGAGCGCACTAGAGACTTCATAAAAACTCTTAACTGCGAACGAGAAGGCAATCTTTTAAAAAATAGTAGATTGACATAAAAACAAATGTAGTTTTTTATGAGGGTTTTTAAAATTTGTTAACATAATTATAACGTTTCTTTTTTCATTAACAAAATGCTCATAACCTGTTAATAAATTAATTTTCAGAATCACTTAATAAGGTTATATTTGTAAGACTAATAAAGATAAAAAATCAATGAAATTTATTGTATCGAGTTCGCAATTATTAAAACAATTACAAGTTTTAGGCGGCGTTATAAACAGCAACAATACCTTACCAATTTTAGATAACTTTTTGTTTGAATTATCTGAAAACCAATTAAAAGTTTCTGCATCAGATTTAGAAACAACAATGAGTTCTGTAATAGATGTAGAAAGTGATAGTTCTGGTTCTATAGCTGTTTCTGCACGTTTATTATTAGATACCTTAAAGACGTTTCCAGACCAACCTTTAACGTTTAAAACGGAAGGTGACAATGCAATTGAAATTAGTTCTGATCAAGGTAAATACGACATGGCTTATTTTGGTGGAGATGAATTCCCTAAAGCGGTTTCTTTACCATCACCAAGTAAAACAGTAGTGCCTGCAAGCATTTTAGGAACTGCAATTTCTAAAACAATATTTGCTGCTGGAAATGATGATTTACGTCCAGTAATGAGTGGTGTATTTTTTCAATTTAGCTCGCAAAGTTTAACTTTTGTTGCAACAGATGCTCACAAATTAGTAAAATATACAAGAACAGATGTTACTGCAGACCAAACGGCAGAATTTATTATGCCAAAGAAACCTTTAAACTTATTAAAAGGTATTTTAGGTGGTTCTGATAGTGATGTTACTATTGAGTACAACGATGCTAATGCAAAATTTACATTTGATAATGTAGTTTTAGTGTGTCGTTTAATTGATGGTAAATATCCAAATTACGAAGCTGTTATTCCAAAAGAGAATCCAAATAAATTAACTGTAGACAGAGCTTCTTTCTTAAACTCTGTAAGACGTGTTTCTATTTTCTCTAGTAAAACAACACACCAGATTCGTTTAAAAATGGCGGGTACTGAATTAAATATTTCTGCAGAAGATTTAGATTTCTCTAACAAAGCAGACGAACGTTTAAGTTGTGATTACCAAGGTGACGATATGCAAATTGGTTTTAACTCTCGTTTTTTAAGCGAAATGTTAAACAATTTAAGTTCTAACGATGTTTTAATTGAAATGTCTTTACCTAACAGAGCAGGAATTTTAACTCCTATTGATGGAACTGACGAAGGTGAACAAGTTACCATGTTGGTAATGCCAGTAATGTTAAATAGTTAACACAAATAATTTGTCATTCCTACGAACGTAGGAATCCAAACATAAATATTTAGAAAACCACAGCTTTTAGTTGTGGTTTTTTTATGCTTTTTAGTATAAGAATATTTACA from Polaribacter sejongensis carries:
- a CDS encoding sodium:solute symporter, yielding MEIESKLHAIDWIILSVTLIFIVAYGTYVTRKNDNVTDYIKGGSDSKWWTIGLSVMATQASAITFLSTPGQAFHSGMGFVQFYFGLPIAMIIICVVFIPIYHKLKVYTAYEFLEGRFDLKTRSLAAILFLIQRGLAAGITIFAPAIILSAVLDWDLLTLNIIIGFLVIIYTVSGGTKAVNVTQKQQMIIIFIGMLIAFFMIMSQLPENITFTNALEIAGASNKMEVLDFSFDLSNRYTVWTGILGGTFLMLSYFGTDQSQVQRYLSGKSVRESQLGLIFNGLLKVPMQFFILLIGVMVFVFYQFNASPLNFNPTANDAVQNSEFVGEYQKLEAEHTIIENDKRLLFSDGFQMEEATRIQELNERDLALKESAKEIIKKVNEKSIKKIESNDKDYVFIHFILNNLPRGLIGLLLAVILSAAMSSTASELNALASTTAIDLYKRNVREDKDEEHYVKASKWFTLLWGIIAISVACVANLFDNLIQLVNIIGSIFYGNVLGIFLLAFFFKKVNGNAVFRAALITQILICSIYYFGIYNLETQGLEPIISYLWLNFIGCVLVIFFSLLFVFKAINKQSKVALIISLLAILKITYDVLNDVSLNITHVVSLIVLFSFLGFFNIDKTILNEKEN
- a CDS encoding PIG-L family deacetylase is translated as MKKFLLSTLAFLLISVSVFAQKPQKLTSNQIYEKVQKLNFLGTALYIAAHPDDENTRLISYLSNNVKARTGYLSLTRGDGGQNLIGPELRELLGVIRTQELLAARSVDGGEQLFTRANDFGYSKHPDETLEIWNEEAVLSDVVWAIRNFKPDVIINRFDHRTPGTTHGHHTASAILSVAAFDIANDSTKYADQLKYTKTWQPKRLFHNISTYSFKSQAAFNDATKDLMSVDIGEYYALKGLSNNEIASIASSQHLSQGFGRLSTRGSQKEYVEFLKGDSLIVENDVFSGINTTWSRLKKGASIGKILKDVEDNFNFVNPSKHLSKLMLAYSMMSDLEDNHWKTIKEKQIKEIIEACAGLYIESSANSSSGTPNSKIDINFEVLNRSDVNMQLTSIVSELDSIEIFKGFNLTKNEKFTFKETFSLKTDSYTDPYWLRKEATLGMYTVDDQALIGLPETPGISKITYKLIIDFIPITITKNVIRRYAERDKGEIYEPYEVLPEVTTKIKNKVLIFSDSISKSINVAIRAGIPFVQGKVSLKVPEGWRVTPAEINFNIEQKEDVQNVSFLVTPSKDPSEGKLEVIAVSKGESYTKELVEINYNHIPKQSVLLNSEAKVVRLDIQKVGNTIGYIKGAGDAVPESLRQIGYSVEIINPIDINEENLLKYDAIVLGIRAYNVVDELKFKQKFLLEYVAQGGNMIVQYNTNRNVDVAAPFPLKLSRDRVTDESADVLILAEDNPLMNFPNKITNEDFNGWVQERGLYFPNIWHEAYVPVLSMNDKGENMKLGSLLIAKYGKGNYIYTGLSFFRELPAGVSGAYRLFANMLSVGKEVSK
- the dnaN gene encoding DNA polymerase III subunit beta, with the protein product MKFIVSSSQLLKQLQVLGGVINSNNTLPILDNFLFELSENQLKVSASDLETTMSSVIDVESDSSGSIAVSARLLLDTLKTFPDQPLTFKTEGDNAIEISSDQGKYDMAYFGGDEFPKAVSLPSPSKTVVPASILGTAISKTIFAAGNDDLRPVMSGVFFQFSSQSLTFVATDAHKLVKYTRTDVTADQTAEFIMPKKPLNLLKGILGGSDSDVTIEYNDANAKFTFDNVVLVCRLIDGKYPNYEAVIPKENPNKLTVDRASFLNSVRRVSIFSSKTTHQIRLKMAGTELNISAEDLDFSNKADERLSCDYQGDDMQIGFNSRFLSEMLNNLSSNDVLIEMSLPNRAGILTPIDGTDEGEQVTMLVMPVMLNS